A single Osmerus mordax isolate fOsmMor3 chromosome 7, fOsmMor3.pri, whole genome shotgun sequence DNA region contains:
- the LOC136946328 gene encoding troponin C, skeletal muscle, with protein MFDTDGGGDISTKELGQVMRMLGQNPSREELDAIILEVDEDASGTIDFEEFLVMMVQQLKEDQAGKTEEELSEIFRVFDKNGDGFIDREEFGDILTATGEPITDEEADELMADSDVNKDGKIDFDEFLKMMENVQ; from the exons ATGTTCGACACGGACGGTGGCGGTGACATCAGCACCAAGGAGCTGGGTCAGGTGATGAGGATGCTGGGCCAGAACCCGTCTAGAGAAGAGCTGGATGCCATCATACTGGAAGTGGATGAGGATG caaGTGGCACCATAGACTTTGAGGAGTTCCTGGTGATGATGGTTCAGCAGCTGAAGGAAGACCAGGCAGGGAAGACTGAGGAAGAGCTTTCAGAAATCTTCCGGGTCTTTGACAA GAACGGAGACGGCTTCATCGACCGGGAGGAGtttggggacattttgaccGCAACCGGGGAGCCAATCACAGACGAGGAGGCTGATGAGCTCATGGCTGACTCTGACGTCAACAAAGACGGGAAGATCGATTTTGACG agTTTCTGAAGATGATGGAGAACGTCCAGTAG
- the si:rp71-17i16.5 gene encoding LOW QUALITY PROTEIN: phosphatidylinositol 4,5-bisphosphate 3-kinase catalytic subunit gamma isoform (The sequence of the model RefSeq protein was modified relative to this genomic sequence to represent the inferred CDS: inserted 2 bases in 2 codons; deleted 5 bases in 4 codons): MDADLALDQYTGRRLSQFGSEACIPGWSENSLVFLCEFRCAPGWSEGEEPLRVCLPAQYNVHQLRVCLCMHTTQLSSPPHPLALLDPARVLLLYRHHGDWYEIYDDCQVLRTLGVPWSRDPSGRLTARIVVAPPPGAXTRRRGGSQRQALVNLIGYDLDSTPPNRLGELSFTRRKLASPRRQELRRRDNVAHATEPWTSSVPLPRELRIYVDRKIPITLHHSKVSFTVRVPASTTPAGLTTVFRRVMEDLGVPGRTRGVVLQVSGREDFLSGDTTPLHNFLWVRHCLKTSLEIHLLVVPLTQLSLEAVPGEDQPLVDGFTGQSSSHQDLSLDNKDVAQILMISLWXCKRRFRVKLLGFDVPQPPAKPPASVLVEVSLLYGSEVLASVSSAPKPFADEVLWNEWLEMEVLLSKLPRGAKLGITIVACPAEDHRASLSGKAPELQKGKAKVLYFVNLLLIDHRSGPILSQGPHTLHMWPYPEPEDEAFAQQTDKLSCATNPDIAAAMAVSFLLDRYSFPCGSPSESGLYWGGTTASPLLTPPSLSIIFTPPSLSIIFTPPSIFLLQHSPLHPHPTHPHPILYPYTIQLSPPDPELSPDTYNAASFTTNLAPPADQSGMRKFREKSILYTSNLPQYLRRIDWLEPNTVQDIHWLLGQLEASELDLSVALELLSVEFPDERVRCLAVRRLETLSNDELMQFLLQLVQTLKVEPFHDSFLATFLVQRALRSKRIGHFFFWYMRSEVAGCPFFRQRMALVLEAYLLGCGQATLDSFTRQVQVVEALQEVAGTIRRLYPDKTDLPPTAATTLQDLLRKCNLPPSFLVPFDPRVTAGTILLDKCKVMASKKKPLWLEFRPAPNHGPPPPTVGIIFKEGDDLRQDMLVLQTLVVMDSIWQHKSLDLNLVPYGCISTGLNTGMIEIVRDAVTIAAVQRSQGGTSGAFRNDALCNWLREKCPLQEIHYQAMERFVNSCAGYCVATYVLGIGDRHNDNIMITDQGNLFHIDFGHILGNRKRFLGVNRERVPFVLTPDFLYLMGKVKGGFSLNFDRFKDTCMQAYLSLRSHSRLLVTLFSLMLLTGIPELSAASDVDYLRGALLEEGSEEDARRHFLRQVALCEEKGWTVQAMWWIHMVAGIK, from the exons atggaTGCAGATCTGGCCCTGGATCAGTACACCGGGAGACGCCTCTCTCAGTTTGGATCCGAGGCCTGCATTCCCGGCTGGTCTGAGAACAGCCTGGTTTTCTTGTGCGAGTTCCGCTGCGCCCCGGGctggagcgagggggaggagccactgCGTGTGTGCCTCCCCGCCCAGTACAACGTGCACcagctgcgtgtgtgtctgtgcatgcacaCCACGCAGCTGAGCTCCCCTCCGCACCCTCTGGCCCTGCTCGACCCCGCTCGAGTCCTGCTCCTCTACCGCCACCACGGAGACTGGTACGAGATCTACGACGACTGCCAG gtGCTGCGGACTCTGGGCGTGCCCTGGTCACGTGACCCCTCCGGGCGCCTCACGGCCCGGATCGTCGTGGCTCCACCCCCCGGCG AGACACGGAGGAGAGGCGGGAGCCAGCGGCAGGCCCTCGTCAATCTGATTGGCTACGACCTGGATTCGACGCCGCCCAATCGCCTCGGGGAGCTCAGCTTCACCCGCAGGAAGCTGGCGTCGCCACGGCGCCAGGAGCTGCGTCGGCGTGACAACGTCGCTCATGCCACGGAACCCTGGACCAGCTCGGTTCCGCTTCCGCGAGAGCTGCGGATCTACGTCGACAGGAAGATCCCGATCACGCTCCACCACAGCAAGGTGAGCTTCACCGTCAGGGTCCCGGCGAGCACCACGCCCGCCGGCCTCACCACCGTGTTCCGCAGGGTGATGGAGGATCTCGGGGTC CCTGGGAGGACGAGGGGGGTGGTGCTGCAGGTGTCTGGCAGGGAGGACTTCCTGTCCGGGgacaccacccctctccacaACTTCCTGTGGGTGCGGCACTGTCTGAAGACCTCCCTGGAGATCCACCTCCTGGTGGTCCCTCTGACGCAGCTCTCTCTGGAGGCTGTGCCGGGCGAGGACCAACCGCTGGTGGACGGCTTCACTGGCCAGTCCAGCTCCCACCAGGACCTGAGTCTGGACAACAAAGACGTGGCCCAGATCCTCATGATCTCCCTGT ACTGCAAGCGCAGGTTCAGGGTGAAGCTCCTGGGCTTCGACGTG CCCCAGCCGCCCGCCAAGCCCCCGGCCTCCGTGCTGGTGGAGGTGAGCCTGCTGTATGGCAGCGAGGTGCTGGCCTCCGTGAGCTCCGCCCCCAAGCCCTTCGCTGATGAAGTGCTGTGGAACGAGTGGCTGGAGATGGAAGTGTTACTGAGCAAGCTGCCTCGCGGGGCCAAGCTGGGGATCACCATCGTGGCTTGCCCTGCCGAGGATCACCGGGCATCGCTGTCTGGGAAAGCACCAGAGCTACAGAAGGGAAAGGCCAAGGTGCTCTACTTTGTCAACCTGCTCCTCATAGACCACAG GTCCG GTCCCATCCTGAGCCAGGGGCCACACACGCTGCACATGTGGCCATATCCCGAGCCAGAGGATGAGGCCTTCgcccagcagacagacaagctctcc tGCGCCACCAACCCTGACATAGCTGCTGCCATGGCCGTCAGCTTCTTACTGGACCGGTACAGCTTCCCCTGTGGTTCTCCCTCAGAGTCTGGGCTCTACTGGGGAGGGACcaccgcctcccccctcctcaccccgccctccctctcgaTCATCTtcaccccgccctccctctcgaTCATCTtcaccccaccctccatcttcctcctccaacactcccccctccaccctcatccaacCCATCCTCACCCCATCCTCTACCCCTACACCATCCAGCTGTCTCCCCCAGACCCAGAACTCTCACCCGACACCTACAATGCAGCATCTTTCAct ACCAACCTCGCTCCCCCTGCTGACCAATCAGGCATGCGCAAGTTCCGAGAGAAGAGCATTCTCTACACCTCCAACCTTCCTCAGTACCTGCGACGAATTGATTGGCTCGAGCCCAACACTGTGCAGGACATCCATTGGCTGCTGGGTCAGCTGGAAGCTTCAGAGCTGGACCTATCAGTGGCCCTGGAGCTTCTCAGCGTGGAGTTCCCTGACGAGAGGGTGAGGTGTCTGGCCgtgaggaggctggagacaCTGAGCAACGATGAGCTGATGCAGTTCCTGCTACAGCTGGTCCAG acCCTGAAGGTGGAACCATTCCATGACAGCTTCCTGGCCACGTTCCTGGTCCAGCGAGCTCTGAGG AGCAAGAGAATCGGACATTTCTTCTTCTGGTACATGCGCAGTGAGGTGGCTGGCTGTCCCTTCTTCCGCCAGCGGATGGCGCTGGTGCTGGAGGCTTACCTGCTGGGCTGTGGGCAGGCCACGCTGGACAGCTTCACACGCCag gtgcAGGTTGTGGAGGCGTTGCAGGAAGTGGCCGGCACCATCAGGAGACTGTACCCAGACAAGACTGACCTCCCGCCAACTG CTGCGACCACCCTGCAGGACCTCCTGAGGAAATGCAACCTGCCGCCCAGCTTCCTGGTGCCCTTTGACCCCCGGGTCACGGCTGGGACCATACTG CTGGACAAATGTAAGGTGATGGCTTCCAAAAAGAAGCCTCTGTGGTTGGAGTTCCGCCCCGCCCCCAACCacggccccccccctccc actgtGGGGATCATCTTCAAGGAGGGAGACGACCTGAGGCAGGACATGCTGGTGCTGCAG ACACTGGTCGTGATGGATTCTATATGGCAACACAAATCTCTGGACCTCAATCTTGTACCTTATGGCTGCATCTCCACAGGACTCAAcacag gtatgaTAGAGATTGTGCGGGACGCAGTGACCATAGCTGCAGTTCAGAGGAGCCAGGGGGGAACATCAGGAGCGTTCAGGAACGACGCTCTCTGTAACTGGCTGAGAGAGAagtgccccctgcaggagatc cACTACCAGGCGATGGAGCGCTTTGTCAACTCGTGTGCAGGCTACTGTGTGGCGACCTATGTCCTGGGCATTGGGGACCGCCACAACGACAACATCATGATCACAGACCAGG GGAACCTGTTCCACATTGACTTTGGTCACATCCTGGGAAACAGGAAGCGTTTCCTTGGCGTTAACCGAGAGCGTGTTCCCTTCGTTCTAACGCCTGACTTCCTGTATCTGATGGGAAAGGTCAAAGGTGGCTTTAGCCTCAACTTTGATAGGTTCAAG gACACCTGCATGCAGGCCTACCTGTCCTTGCGCTCCCACAGTCGTCTGCTGGTCACGCTGTTCTCCCTCATGCTGCTGACGGGCATCCCAGAGCTCAGCGCCGCCAGCGACGTGGACTACCTGCGGGGGGCGCTGCTTGAGGAGGGCAGCGAGGAGGACGCCCGCAGACACTTCCTGCGCCAGGTCGCCCTGTGTGAGGAGAAGGGCTGGACTGTGCAGGCCATGTGGTGGATCCACATGGTGGCCGGGATCAagtag